One genomic region from Microcystis panniformis FACHB-1757 encodes:
- a CDS encoding transposase — MWMGLEHGSASLAFEKYEPLLDRAKGYLQGFENVMLLADRGFANQQLIQWLRKNTWHWCLRLPCDTLIYGVRRRGFGYEVRELYPPKRQACFDRNVQVWQEARITAHLALASVPGVKDNWAILSDEPPTLDTFWQYGLRFPIEHLFQGQ, encoded by the coding sequence ATGTGGATGGGATTAGAACATGGTAGTGCCAGCCTAGCTTTTGAGAAATACGAACCCTTGTTGGACAGAGCCAAAGGCTATCTTCAGGGCTTTGAGAATGTCATGCTGTTAGCCGACCGAGGCTTTGCCAATCAGCAATTAATTCAATGGCTCAGGAAAAATACTTGGCATTGGTGTCTTCGCTTACCTTGCGATACCCTCATTTACGGTGTTCGCCGTCGGGGTTTTGGCTATGAGGTCAGAGAACTCTATCCTCCCAAACGGCAAGCCTGCTTTGATCGCAACGTTCAAGTCTGGCAGGAGGCTAGAATCACTGCTCATCTTGCTTTAGCCTCTGTTCCAGGGGTTAAGGATAATTGGGCAATTCTGAGCGATGAACCTCCTACCCTTGACACCTTCTGGCAGTATGGTCTTCGTTTTCCCATTGAACATCTCTTTCAAGGGCAGTAA
- a CDS encoding bifunctional pantoate--beta-alanine ligase/(d)CMP kinase: MQIFTTIPGLRTFLADYRPDHSIALVPTMGALHKGHASLIRRAVTEAEVTVVSIFVNPLQFGPTEDFSRYPRTFESDRQLCEYLGVAAIFAPSAETLGIGDSEEITAVVPPISLTSGLCGAFRPGHFQGVATIVTRLFNIIAPTIAYFGEKDAQQLAIIRQLVRDLNLAIEIRACATVRETSGLAVSSRNQYLSATEREKATIIPQSLQLALESFRLGERQREKLLAIVQKNLDRVPEFRCQYLDLVHPQSLQPIEQIEARGLLAIAGLIGQTRLIDNIILCQRRPVIAIDGPAGAGKSTVTRLVAEKLGLTYLDTGAMYRAVTWLVVNSGLDLSAEAAIAELLSLAKIAIIPADSPENVTIVKINGQDVTLEIRSPAITAQVSRIAAQKAVRQQLVTLQRQLGMSGGIVVEGRDIGTNVFPEAELKIFLTATPEERARRRLKDLEAQGNGGISLTELTQEIEKRDYLDSNRSLAPLRKAADAIEVNTDNLSITEVTEKIIALYHQGEENQWGSL; this comes from the coding sequence GTGCAAATATTCACGACAATCCCCGGTTTACGCACTTTTTTGGCTGATTATCGCCCCGATCACAGTATTGCCCTCGTGCCAACCATGGGCGCTCTCCATAAAGGTCATGCTAGTCTAATTCGACGCGCAGTGACGGAAGCGGAGGTGACTGTGGTTAGTATTTTTGTTAATCCTCTACAATTTGGCCCTACAGAGGATTTTTCTCGCTATCCCCGCACCTTTGAAAGCGATCGCCAATTGTGTGAATACTTGGGAGTTGCTGCTATTTTTGCTCCGAGTGCGGAAACTTTAGGAATTGGTGATTCTGAGGAGATAACCGCAGTTGTTCCCCCGATTTCTCTGACTAGCGGGTTATGTGGTGCTTTTCGTCCAGGACATTTTCAGGGAGTAGCCACAATTGTCACGCGGTTGTTTAATATTATTGCACCGACGATCGCCTATTTTGGCGAAAAGGATGCCCAACAGTTAGCGATTATCCGGCAATTAGTCAGAGATTTAAATTTAGCGATCGAGATTCGCGCTTGTGCTACAGTGCGAGAAACATCGGGATTAGCCGTTAGTTCTCGCAATCAGTATCTATCAGCCACAGAAAGGGAAAAAGCGACAATTATCCCCCAAAGTTTGCAATTAGCTCTCGAAAGTTTTCGTTTAGGGGAAAGACAAAGGGAAAAACTACTGGCTATTGTCCAAAAAAATCTCGACAGAGTGCCAGAATTTCGCTGTCAGTATCTGGATTTAGTCCATCCCCAGAGTTTACAACCGATCGAGCAGATCGAAGCAAGGGGCTTATTAGCGATCGCTGGATTGATCGGTCAAACCCGTTTAATTGATAATATTATCTTGTGTCAACGTCGGCCAGTTATCGCTATTGATGGGCCTGCTGGAGCGGGAAAATCGACAGTCACGCGCTTAGTAGCGGAAAAATTGGGGTTAACCTATCTCGATACCGGTGCGATGTATCGCGCAGTGACATGGTTAGTGGTGAATTCCGGTCTGGATTTGTCCGCAGAAGCGGCCATCGCCGAGTTATTATCTTTAGCGAAGATAGCAATAATTCCGGCCGATAGTCCCGAAAATGTGACTATAGTGAAGATTAATGGGCAGGATGTGACTTTAGAGATTCGCTCTCCCGCAATTACCGCGCAAGTGTCCAGAATTGCCGCTCAAAAAGCGGTGCGACAGCAGTTAGTCACCCTGCAAAGACAGCTGGGAATGTCGGGGGGAATAGTTGTGGAAGGTCGAGATATTGGTACTAATGTTTTCCCAGAAGCGGAATTAAAGATTTTCTTGACAGCGACACCCGAAGAAAGAGCGAGAAGGAGATTAAAAGACTTAGAAGCGCAGGGAAATGGGGGTATTAGTCTCACAGAATTAACCCAAGAGATTGAAAAAAGGGATTATTTGGATAGTAATCGCTCCCTAGCACCCCTGCGAAAAGCCGCAGATGCGATCGAAGTTAATACCGATAATCTCAGTATTACAGAAGTCACGGAAAAAATCATTGCTCTTTATCATCAAGGAGAAGAAAATCAATGGGGAAGTCTCTAG
- a CDS encoding type II toxin-antitoxin system VapC family toxin, producing MGKSLVFLDTDVLISYLRGDLASVHLFDREILDRVCLAINAIVLQELLFLAEVRNHPEIVDRIQEKVTILDFDLVKLDQYWQNARDIRNILVHSNDVLILSSAANCDYLVTYDQKLKKASSYLYNSKPMVVTPEELLEVIYQKNIVPSSLSCQGYKSSNFPLTQVI from the coding sequence ATGGGGAAGTCTCTAGTTTTTTTAGATACTGATGTTTTGATTTCTTATCTACGAGGAGATCTAGCCAGTGTACATTTATTCGATCGAGAAATACTCGATCGCGTTTGTCTTGCTATTAATGCGATCGTTTTACAAGAGTTATTATTTTTGGCAGAAGTTCGTAATCATCCTGAAATAGTCGATCGGATTCAAGAAAAGGTGACTATCTTGGATTTTGATTTAGTTAAACTTGATCAATATTGGCAAAATGCTAGAGATATTCGCAATATTTTGGTACACTCGAATGATGTTTTAATTTTAAGTAGTGCCGCTAATTGTGATTATTTAGTTACCTATGATCAAAAACTTAAAAAAGCCTCTAGTTATCTATATAACTCTAAACCGATGGTAGTAACACCTGAAGAATTATTAGAGGTTATTTATCAAAAAAATATAGTCCCTTCTAGCCTCTCTTGCCAAGGATATAAATCCTCAAATTTTCCCTTAACTCAGGTGATTTAG
- a CDS encoding phosphodiester glycosidase family protein, with amino-acid sequence MKLNYLTFSSICLTVTSLIIIASPAISLADHRSPITLASRDLSNQQQGRTIILNGRSLPVSWRQWTAANSTRIAMGDTGARQLFGMDFLSTNDPKKQPISWFNLQTLSANLINPDRWLDVTDILLKMGATTTINGDSLNINFPAPQIEDIQLENYGAVQRIIIQLDRPTFWQVSQAKNQAVITLEGNTQQSLISRFQPKTVSNSNQNNDEDDLGNSNNNLATQITSLENNGVISRLKVNLPTAYGLQISSVDNPPRIIIDSRPDAMDEKRIVWQPGLVWNQKYIQLDQDWFPVTWLEIDPRNPQITIKPITANSTSMRGTNPLITINSESNAVAMINGGFFNRNNQLPLGAIRVDGKWLSGPILNRGAIAWDNRGKIRIDRLSLEETLITATGQRFPLTQLNSAFVAAGCSRYTRDWGSNYHPLTERETGLVVQGDRITEKLNNLLPQDSIDIPENSYLVICRKTDINLNIGERVNLDSVTLPRDFANYPQILGAGPLLLQNGRIVLDGNAEKFSPAFQNQQASRSAIAVSQEGKILLVAIHNRVGGRGATLGELARILLLMAAKDGLNLDGGSSTGIALAGYLLDRSAVTAAKVHNGIGIFLSPSP; translated from the coding sequence ATGAAGTTAAATTACCTGACTTTCTCATCTATCTGTTTAACGGTAACTTCCTTGATAATTATCGCCAGTCCAGCTATATCTTTAGCCGATCATAGATCACCAATAACTTTAGCTTCTAGGGATTTATCAAACCAGCAACAGGGACGAACAATTATTCTTAATGGTCGTTCTTTGCCCGTTTCTTGGCGACAGTGGACAGCAGCAAATAGTACCAGAATTGCCATGGGTGACACGGGAGCAAGACAATTATTCGGCATGGATTTTCTTAGCACAAATGATCCGAAAAAGCAACCGATAAGCTGGTTTAATTTACAAACTTTATCGGCTAATTTGATCAATCCCGATCGCTGGTTAGACGTTACGGATATTTTACTAAAAATGGGGGCAACAACCACTATTAATGGCGATAGTTTAAATATTAACTTTCCTGCTCCTCAGATTGAAGATATTCAGCTAGAAAATTATGGGGCAGTACAAAGGATTATTATTCAACTTGATCGCCCGACCTTTTGGCAAGTTAGTCAGGCAAAAAATCAAGCAGTGATTACCCTAGAAGGAAATACCCAGCAATCGCTTATCTCTAGGTTTCAACCCAAAACTGTTAGTAACAGTAATCAAAATAACGATGAAGATGATCTAGGTAACTCTAATAATAACTTAGCCACTCAGATTACTTCCTTAGAAAATAATGGGGTGATCAGTCGTTTAAAAGTTAACCTTCCCACTGCCTACGGATTACAGATCAGCAGTGTGGATAATCCTCCCCGAATTATCATTGATTCTCGTCCCGATGCTATGGATGAAAAGCGCATTGTTTGGCAACCAGGGTTAGTCTGGAATCAAAAATATATCCAGTTAGATCAAGATTGGTTTCCCGTGACTTGGTTAGAAATCGATCCCAGAAATCCTCAGATAACTATTAAACCAATCACCGCTAATTCCACCTCAATGCGCGGCACTAATCCCCTGATCACGATTAATAGCGAAAGTAATGCGGTAGCGATGATTAATGGCGGCTTTTTTAATCGTAATAATCAGTTACCTTTGGGGGCAATTCGTGTGGATGGTAAATGGTTATCCGGACCAATTTTAAACCGAGGAGCGATCGCATGGGATAATCGTGGTAAAATCAGGATCGATCGCCTGAGTTTAGAGGAAACTCTCATTACTGCCACCGGACAACGTTTTCCCCTAACCCAGTTAAATAGTGCCTTTGTAGCAGCCGGCTGCAGTCGTTATACTCGTGATTGGGGAAGTAATTATCATCCCCTCACCGAGCGCGAAACCGGGTTAGTCGTGCAAGGCGATCGCATAACGGAGAAATTAAATAATCTTTTGCCACAGGATAGTATAGACATACCAGAAAATAGCTATTTAGTCATCTGCCGAAAGACAGATATTAATTTAAATATTGGTGAGAGAGTCAATCTCGATAGCGTCACCCTACCGAGAGATTTTGCTAATTATCCCCAGATTTTAGGTGCTGGTCCCCTATTATTGCAGAATGGGCGCATAGTTTTAGATGGAAATGCCGAAAAATTTAGTCCGGCATTCCAAAATCAACAAGCTTCCCGCAGTGCGATCGCAGTTAGTCAAGAAGGAAAAATTTTGCTAGTGGCTATCCATAATCGCGTCGGAGGAAGGGGGGCAACTTTAGGCGAATTAGCCCGAATTTTGCTGTTAATGGCGGCAAAGGACGGTTTAAACCTAGATGGGGGTAGTTCCACTGGAATAGCCTTGGCGGGTTATCTGCTCGATCGCTCTGCCGTTACCGCCGCAAAAGTCCATAATGGAATAGGAATATTTTTATCACCGTCTCCTTGA
- a CDS encoding phasin family protein, with amino-acid sequence MDNSDWIKQLLLMGIGTTSMVAEKIKEVSDELVKDGKINSDQAKNFVDDLMTQMKSEQGNFENNLERYIRHILQDLGVPRQSEMDELRGRIDRLERQVRDLENKLWR; translated from the coding sequence ATGGATAATAGCGACTGGATTAAACAATTGCTGCTGATGGGTATTGGCACTACTTCCATGGTGGCAGAAAAGATCAAAGAAGTGAGCGATGAATTAGTCAAAGACGGTAAAATCAATTCTGATCAGGCTAAAAACTTTGTCGATGATCTGATGACACAGATGAAGTCTGAACAGGGGAACTTCGAGAATAACTTAGAACGCTATATTCGCCATATTTTGCAGGATTTAGGGGTTCCCCGACAATCGGAAATGGACGAACTGCGGGGAAGGATTGATAGATTAGAACGACAGGTGAGAGACTTAGAGAATAAACTCTGGCGTTAG
- a CDS encoding FKBP-type peptidyl-prolyl cis-trans isomerase → MKSMREILLSFAIIAVCGLFLIAASLFGGGEKTNAIAAEIDPPPITQTINKEIISMDLDQAVTTDSGLKYIDIVEGTGESPQKGQKVTVHYTGTLTDGKKFDSSKDRNQPFTFTIGVGQVIKGWDEGVASMKVGGQRTLIIPPELGYGARGAGGVIPPNATLLFDVELLGVK, encoded by the coding sequence ATGAAATCAATGCGCGAAATCTTGCTCAGTTTTGCTATTATTGCGGTTTGTGGCTTATTTTTAATCGCTGCTTCCCTCTTTGGTGGGGGGGAAAAAACCAATGCGATCGCCGCAGAAATCGATCCACCCCCTATCACTCAAACTATTAATAAGGAAATCATCTCCATGGATTTAGATCAAGCAGTTACCACCGATTCGGGACTAAAATACATCGATATAGTGGAAGGAACCGGAGAAAGTCCCCAAAAAGGTCAAAAAGTGACTGTTCACTACACGGGAACCCTGACAGACGGCAAAAAATTCGATAGTTCCAAGGATCGCAATCAACCTTTTACCTTTACCATTGGAGTTGGTCAAGTGATCAAAGGATGGGATGAGGGAGTCGCATCGATGAAAGTCGGTGGGCAGCGTACCTTAATTATCCCCCCAGAATTAGGTTATGGTGCGCGGGGTGCTGGTGGGGTGATTCCTCCCAACGCGACTTTACTTTTCGATGTGGAATTGTTGGGAGTCAAATAA
- the psb28 gene encoding photosystem II reaction center protein Psb28 has translation MAEIQFSRGLKESVVPDIRLSRTKTGEKGSAKFYFDQPTILGDQQTEEITGMYLIDEEGEIVTREVKGKFINGKPMAIEATVIFNSPAEWDRFMRFMERYGSENGLEFTKSS, from the coding sequence ATGGCAGAAATTCAGTTTTCCAGGGGGTTAAAAGAATCAGTTGTTCCCGATATCCGCTTAAGTCGCACGAAAACGGGAGAGAAGGGATCGGCAAAATTTTATTTTGATCAACCGACTATCCTCGGAGATCAACAAACCGAGGAAATCACGGGGATGTATCTCATTGATGAGGAGGGGGAAATCGTCACCAGGGAAGTAAAAGGCAAATTTATCAACGGTAAACCCATGGCGATCGAAGCTACGGTTATTTTTAATTCTCCCGCAGAGTGGGATCGTTTTATGCGTTTTATGGAACGTTACGGCAGCGAAAACGGTCTAGAATTTACTAAATCCTCTTGA